Proteins co-encoded in one Prunus persica cultivar Lovell chromosome G6, Prunus_persica_NCBIv2, whole genome shotgun sequence genomic window:
- the LOC18775274 gene encoding pleiotropic drug resistance protein 2 isoform X2, translating into MAAALAGDDLTRQSSSRGSWRSMSVREMWNAHDVLEWSGRQQSVDGEEELKWAAIERLPTYDRMRRGMLRHAMSNGKVVSEEVNVANLGAQDKKQLMESILEVVEEDNERFLQRLRARNDRVGIDVPKVEVRFQNLSIEGDAYVGTRALPTLLNSTLNSVEGLIGMLGLRPSKKRVVQILQDVRGIVKPSRLTLLLGPPASGKTTLLKALAGKLDKDLRVTGKVTYCGHEFKEFVPQRTSAYISQHDIQYGEMTVRETLDFSGRCLGVGTRYDMLVELSRREKDSGIKPDTEIDAFMKATSMSGQETSLITDYVLKLLGLEICADTSVGDGMRRGISGGQKKRVTTGEMLVGPAKAFFMDEISTGLDSSTTFQIVKFTRQMVHIMDVSMVISLLQPAPETYDLFDDIILLSEGQIVYQGPRENMLEFFEYMGFRCPERKGVADFLQEVTSKKDQEQYWYNKNQDYRYVSVPDFVQAFSSFHVGQRLLEDLRVPYDKRTAHPAALVKDKYGISNMELFKACFAREWLLMKRNSFVYIFKTAQITIMATIALTVFLRTEMQAGTVQDSAKFWGALFFSLINVMFNGMAELAMTVFRLPVFFKQRDALFYPGWAFGLPIWLTRIPISLMDSGIWIILTYYTIGFAPAASRFFKQLLAFFSVHQMALSLFRFIAALGRTEVVANTIGSLTLLIVFVLGGFVVAKDDIVPWMIWGYYVSPMMYGQNAIAINEFLDERWSAPVNNSIEPTVGKMLLRERGLFTEEYWYWICVAALFGFSLLFNVLFIAALTFLNPLGGTKTLIENDDSESNRKRRPNPEAMSGTDMQVRNAANNQARKGMVLPFQPLSLAFNNVNYYVDMPAEMKSQGIEENRLQLLRDVSGAFRPGVLTALVGVSGAGKTTLMDVLAGRKTSGYIEGSITISGFPKNQVTFARVSGYCEQNDIHSPYVTVYESLIYSAWLRLAKDVKKDTRKMFVDEVMDLVELNPLRNALVGVAGVDGLSTEQRKRLTIAVELVANPSIIFLDEPTSGLDARAAAIVMRTVRNTVDTGRTVVCTIHQPSIDIFEAFDELFLMKRGGQVIYAGPLGRQSHKLVEYFEAIPGVSKIKEGYNPATWMLEVSSSAVEVRLETDFAEVYANSELYRRNQELINELSTPLPGSKDLYFPTQYSQGFGTQCKACFWKQHWSYWRNSRYNAIRFFMTICTGVLFGVIFWGKGDQIHKQQDLINLLGATYSAILFLGSNNAFSVQSVVAVERTVFYRERAAGMYSELPYAFAQVSIETIYVAIQTFIYSCLLFFMIGYNFKVEKFLYFYYFIFMSFTYFSMYGMMAVALTPGHQIAAIVMSFFMSFWNLFSGFLIPRPLIPIWWRWYYWGSPIAWTIYGVFTSQVGDVKTFIDIPSQEPQRVDLFIKDYLGYDYDFLIPVVVAHVGWVLLFFFVFAYGIKFLNFQRR; encoded by the exons ATGGCGGCTGCATTGGCCGGAGATGACTTGACAAGGCAGTCCAGCAGCCGGGGGAGCTGGCGGTCGATGAGTGTGAGGGAAATGTGGAATGCGCATGACGTTTTGGAGTGGAGCGGGAGGCAGCAGAGTGTGGATGGGGAGGAGGAGCTGAAGTGGGCAGCCATAGAGAGGCTGCCCACATATGATAGGATGAGGAGGGGGATGTTGAGACATGCCATGAGCAATGGGAAGGTTGTGAGTGAAGAAGTTAATGTTGCAAACCTTGGGGCTCAAGATAAGAAGCAGTTGATGGAGAGCATACTTGAGGTTGTTGAGGAGGACAATGAGAGGTTCTTGCAGAGGCTCAGAGCCAGAAATGACAG GGTTGGTATTGATGTTCCTAAAGTTGAGGTTAGATTTCAGAATTTATCAATAGAAGGAGATGCATATGTAGGCACCAGAGCACTTCCAACTCTGCTAAATTCCACCTTGAACTCAGTGGAG GGATTAATTGGAATGCTTGGACTCAGACCATCAAAGAAAAGAGTCGTTCAGATACTCCAAGATGTGAGAGGTATCGTTAAACCATCAAG gttgacactgcttcttgGACCTCCTGCATCCGGAAAAACAACACTTCTAAAAGCACTCGCTGGCAAGCTTGATAAGGATCTAAGG GTAACTGGGAAAGTGACCTACTGCGGCCATGAATTTAAGGAATTTGTGCCTCAGAGAACCTCTGCTTATATTAGCCAGCATGATATTCAATATGGTGAGATGACAGTTCGTGAAACGTTGGATTTCTCCGGACGTTGCCTGGGAGTTGGAACCAGGTATGATATGCTGGTAGAGTTGTCTAGAAGGGAGAAAGATTCAGGTATCAAACCAGACACTGAAATCGATGCATTCATGAAAGCCACATCTATGTCAGGCCAGGAAACTAGTTTGATCACAGATTATGTTCTCAAG TTACTTGGTTTAGAGATCTGTGCTGATACAAGTGTGGGTGATGGCATGAGAAGGGGCATATCTGGTGGACAAAAGAAACGTGTAACCACTG GAGAAATGTTGGTTGGACCAGCGAAAGCTTTTTTCATGGATGAAATATCAACGGGGCTGGACAGTTCCACAACCTTTCAAATTGTCAAGTTCACGAGGCAGATGGTTCATATTATGGATGTGTCAATGGTCATCTCTCTCTTGCAGCCAGCACCTGAGACGTATGATCTTTTTGATGACATTATCCTTCTTTCTGAGGGTCAGATTGTCTACCAAGGTCCGCGTGAGAATATGCTTGAATTCTTTGAATATATGGGGTTCAGATGCCCCGAAAGAAAAGGTGTTGCAGATTTCTTGCAAGAAGTGACCTCAAAGAAGGACCAAGAACAATACTGGTATAACAAGAATCAAGATTACAGATATGTCTCAGTGCCCGACTTTGTACAGGCTTTCAGCTCGTTTCATGTTGGCCAACGACTTTTGGAAGACCTAAGGGTTCCATATGATAAAAGAACAGCCCACCCTGCTGCCTTGGTGAAGGATAAGTATGGAATATCCAATATGGAGCTCTTCAAGGCATGCTTTGCAAGGGAGTGGCTTCTGATGAAGCGTAACTCTTTTGTATACATATTCAAAACTGCACAGATAACAATCATGGCTACAATTGCTTTGACAGTGTTCTTAAGAACAGAAATGCAAGCTGGGACAGTACAAGATTCAGCAAAATTCTGGGGAGCACTGTTTTTCAGTCTCATTAACGTCATGTTTAATGGAATGGCAGAGCTTGCGATGACAGTTTTCAGGCTTCCTGTGTTCTTTAAACAAAGGGATGCCTTGTTCTACCCTGGCTGGGCTTTTGGCTTGCCGATTTGGCTAACCAGAATTCCCATTTCACTGATGGATTCTGGGATATGGATCATTTTGACTTACTACACCATTGGATTTGCACCTGCTGCCAGTAG GTTCTTCAAACAGCTCTTGGCTTTCTTCAGTGTACATCAGATGGCACTATCCCTTTTCCGTTTCATTGCTGCCCTTGGACGAACAGAGGTTGTTGCAAACACTATTGGTTCCCTTACATTGCTAATTGTGTTTGTCCTTGGaggttttgttgttgctaaAG ATGACATTGTTCCATGGATGATATGGGGCTACTATGTTTCACCTATGATGTATGGACAAAATGCAATTGCCATCAACGAATTTCTTGATGAAAGATGGAGCGCT CCTGTCAATAACTCCATTGAGCCTACAGTTGGAAAGATGCTTCTCAGGGAAAGAGGCTTGTTTACTGAAGAATATTGGTATTGGATTTGTGTTGCAGCGCTTTTCGGGTTCTCTCTGCTTTTTAATGTTCTTTTCATTGCAGCATTGACCTTCCTGAATC CTCTTGGTGGTACTAAAACTCTAATTGAGAATGATGACTCCGAAAGTAATAGGAAGCGACGACCCAATCCAGAAG CAATGTCAGGTACTGATATGCAAGTGAGAAATGCTGCAAACAATCAAGCCAGAAAAGGAATGGTTTTGCCCTTCCAGCCCCTTTCCCTTGCTTTCAACAATGTGAACTATTATGTGGATATGCCTGCT GAAATGAAGAGCCAAGGGATTGAAGAGAACCGATTGCAACTTCTACGAGATGTCAGTGGTGCATTTAGGCCCGGTGTTCTGACTGCATTAGTTGGTGTCAGTGGTGCTGGAAAGACCACCTTGATGGATGTCTTAGCTGGAAGAAAGACTAGTGGGTACATTGAAGGAAGTATTACCATCTCTGGTTTCCCAAAGAACCAAGTTACATTTGCTAGGGTCAGCGGTTACTGTGAACAGAATGATATTCATTCACCATATGTTACTGTTTATGAATCTCTCATATACTCTGCCTGGTTACGTCTTGCCAAGGATGTCAAGAAGGATACACGGAAg aTGTTTGTTGATGAGGTTATGGATTTGGTCGAGCTTAATCCATTGAGGAATGCTTTAGTTGGAGTTGCGGGAGTTGATGGACTTTCAACTGAGCAGAGAAAGAGGCTCACTATTGCTGTAGAATTGGTTGCAAATCCGTCCATCATCTTTTTGGATGAGCCTACATCAGGTCTTGATGCAAGAGCAGCCGCAATTGTTATGCGTACTGTAAGAAACACTGTAGATACAGGGCGAACTGTTGTGTGCACAATTCACCAACCCAGCATCGACATTTTTGAAGCTTTTGATGAg CTTTTCTTAATGAAAAGAGGAGGTCAGGTGATTTATGCTGGACCTCTAGGTCGCCAGTCTCACAAACTCGTAGAATATTTTGAG GCTATTCCAGGGGTTAGCAAGATCAAAGAAGGTTACAATCCTGCTACCTGGATGTTAGAGGTCAGCTCTTCTGCCGTGGAGGTTCGACTTGAAACTGATTTCGCAGAAGTATATGCGAACTCGGAACTCTATAG GAGAAACCAGGAACTTATCAATGAACTAAGCACACCACTACCAGGTTCCAAGGACCTCTACTTCCCCACCCAATACTCCCAAGGCTTTGGAACTCAGTGTAAGGCTTGCTTCTGGAAGCAACACTGGTCATACTGGAGGAACTCACGGTACAATGCCATTAGGTTTTTCATGACAATTTGCACTGGAGTATTATTTGGTGTTATCTTCTGGGGCAAAGGAGACCAGAT ACACAAACAACAAGACCTGATTAATCTTTTGGGAGCTACCTATTCGGCTATTCTTTTCCTTGGATCTAACAATGCTTTTTCTGTGCAATCTGTGGTTGCGGTTGAACGAACAGTTTTCTACCGTGAAAGAGCAGCGGGAATGTATTCAGAGTTGCCTTATGCATTTGCTCAG GTGTCTATTGAGACAATTTACGTTGCAATCCAAACCTTTATCTATTCCTGtcttctatttttcatgatcGGGTATAATTTTAAGGTGGAGAAGTTTTTGTACTTCTACTACTTCATCTTCATGTCCTTTACCTACTTCTCAATGTATGGGATGATGGCGGTTGCCCTAACTCCTGGGCATCAAATTGCTGCAATTGTTATGTCTTTCTTCATGAGCTTCTGGAACTTGTTCTCTGGTTTCCTCATCCCACGACCG CTAATTCCCATCTGGTGGAGGTGGTACTACTGGGGTTCTCCAATTGCTTGGACAATCTATGGCGTCTTCACATCTCAAGTTGGTGACGTCAAGACCTTTATTGATATTCCTAGTCAAGAACCACAGAGAGTGGATCTGTTCATTAAGGACTATTTGGGTTATGACTATGACTTCCTAATACCTGTGGTTGTTGCTCATGTTGGTTGggtcctcctcttcttcttcgtcttcgcCTACGGCATCAAGTTCCTTAACTTCCAAAGGAGATAA
- the LOC18775274 gene encoding pleiotropic drug resistance protein 2 isoform X1, producing the protein MAAALAGDDLTRQSSSRGSWRSMSVREMWNAHDVLEWSGRQQSVDGEEELKWAAIERLPTYDRMRRGMLRHAMSNGKVVSEEVNVANLGAQDKKQLMESILEVVEEDNERFLQRLRARNDRVGIDVPKVEVRFQNLSIEGDAYVGTRALPTLLNSTLNSVEGLIGMLGLRPSKKRVVQILQDVRGIVKPSRLTLLLGPPASGKTTLLKALAGKLDKDLRVTGKVTYCGHEFKEFVPQRTSAYISQHDIQYGEMTVRETLDFSGRCLGVGTRYDMLVELSRREKDSGIKPDTEIDAFMKATSMSGQETSLITDYVLKLLGLEICADTSVGDGMRRGISGGQKKRVTTGEMLVGPAKAFFMDEISTGLDSSTTFQIVKFTRQMVHIMDVSMVISLLQPAPETYDLFDDIILLSEGQIVYQGPRENMLEFFEYMGFRCPERKGVADFLQEVTSKKDQEQYWYNKNQDYRYVSVPDFVQAFSSFHVGQRLLEDLRVPYDKRTAHPAALVKDKYGISNMELFKACFAREWLLMKRNSFVYIFKTAQITIMATIALTVFLRTEMQAGTVQDSAKFWGALFFSLINVMFNGMAELAMTVFRLPVFFKQRDALFYPGWAFGLPIWLTRIPISLMDSGIWIILTYYTIGFAPAASRFFKQLLAFFSVHQMALSLFRFIAALGRTEVVANTIGSLTLLIVFVLGGFVVAKDDIVPWMIWGYYVSPMMYGQNAIAINEFLDERWSAPVNNSIEPTVGKMLLRERGLFTEEYWYWICVAALFGFSLLFNVLFIAALTFLNPLGGTKTLIENDDSESNRKRRPNPEGTDMQVRNAANNQARKGMVLPFQPLSLAFNNVNYYVDMPAEMKSQGIEENRLQLLRDVSGAFRPGVLTALVGVSGAGKTTLMDVLAGRKTSGYIEGSITISGFPKNQVTFARVSGYCEQNDIHSPYVTVYESLIYSAWLRLAKDVKKDTRKMFVDEVMDLVELNPLRNALVGVAGVDGLSTEQRKRLTIAVELVANPSIIFLDEPTSGLDARAAAIVMRTVRNTVDTGRTVVCTIHQPSIDIFEAFDELFLMKRGGQVIYAGPLGRQSHKLVEYFEAIPGVSKIKEGYNPATWMLEVSSSAVEVRLETDFAEVYANSELYRRNQELINELSTPLPGSKDLYFPTQYSQGFGTQCKACFWKQHWSYWRNSRYNAIRFFMTICTGVLFGVIFWGKGDQIHKQQDLINLLGATYSAILFLGSNNAFSVQSVVAVERTVFYRERAAGMYSELPYAFAQVSIETIYVAIQTFIYSCLLFFMIGYNFKVEKFLYFYYFIFMSFTYFSMYGMMAVALTPGHQIAAIVMSFFMSFWNLFSGFLIPRPLIPIWWRWYYWGSPIAWTIYGVFTSQVGDVKTFIDIPSQEPQRVDLFIKDYLGYDYDFLIPVVVAHVGWVLLFFFVFAYGIKFLNFQRR; encoded by the exons ATGGCGGCTGCATTGGCCGGAGATGACTTGACAAGGCAGTCCAGCAGCCGGGGGAGCTGGCGGTCGATGAGTGTGAGGGAAATGTGGAATGCGCATGACGTTTTGGAGTGGAGCGGGAGGCAGCAGAGTGTGGATGGGGAGGAGGAGCTGAAGTGGGCAGCCATAGAGAGGCTGCCCACATATGATAGGATGAGGAGGGGGATGTTGAGACATGCCATGAGCAATGGGAAGGTTGTGAGTGAAGAAGTTAATGTTGCAAACCTTGGGGCTCAAGATAAGAAGCAGTTGATGGAGAGCATACTTGAGGTTGTTGAGGAGGACAATGAGAGGTTCTTGCAGAGGCTCAGAGCCAGAAATGACAG GGTTGGTATTGATGTTCCTAAAGTTGAGGTTAGATTTCAGAATTTATCAATAGAAGGAGATGCATATGTAGGCACCAGAGCACTTCCAACTCTGCTAAATTCCACCTTGAACTCAGTGGAG GGATTAATTGGAATGCTTGGACTCAGACCATCAAAGAAAAGAGTCGTTCAGATACTCCAAGATGTGAGAGGTATCGTTAAACCATCAAG gttgacactgcttcttgGACCTCCTGCATCCGGAAAAACAACACTTCTAAAAGCACTCGCTGGCAAGCTTGATAAGGATCTAAGG GTAACTGGGAAAGTGACCTACTGCGGCCATGAATTTAAGGAATTTGTGCCTCAGAGAACCTCTGCTTATATTAGCCAGCATGATATTCAATATGGTGAGATGACAGTTCGTGAAACGTTGGATTTCTCCGGACGTTGCCTGGGAGTTGGAACCAGGTATGATATGCTGGTAGAGTTGTCTAGAAGGGAGAAAGATTCAGGTATCAAACCAGACACTGAAATCGATGCATTCATGAAAGCCACATCTATGTCAGGCCAGGAAACTAGTTTGATCACAGATTATGTTCTCAAG TTACTTGGTTTAGAGATCTGTGCTGATACAAGTGTGGGTGATGGCATGAGAAGGGGCATATCTGGTGGACAAAAGAAACGTGTAACCACTG GAGAAATGTTGGTTGGACCAGCGAAAGCTTTTTTCATGGATGAAATATCAACGGGGCTGGACAGTTCCACAACCTTTCAAATTGTCAAGTTCACGAGGCAGATGGTTCATATTATGGATGTGTCAATGGTCATCTCTCTCTTGCAGCCAGCACCTGAGACGTATGATCTTTTTGATGACATTATCCTTCTTTCTGAGGGTCAGATTGTCTACCAAGGTCCGCGTGAGAATATGCTTGAATTCTTTGAATATATGGGGTTCAGATGCCCCGAAAGAAAAGGTGTTGCAGATTTCTTGCAAGAAGTGACCTCAAAGAAGGACCAAGAACAATACTGGTATAACAAGAATCAAGATTACAGATATGTCTCAGTGCCCGACTTTGTACAGGCTTTCAGCTCGTTTCATGTTGGCCAACGACTTTTGGAAGACCTAAGGGTTCCATATGATAAAAGAACAGCCCACCCTGCTGCCTTGGTGAAGGATAAGTATGGAATATCCAATATGGAGCTCTTCAAGGCATGCTTTGCAAGGGAGTGGCTTCTGATGAAGCGTAACTCTTTTGTATACATATTCAAAACTGCACAGATAACAATCATGGCTACAATTGCTTTGACAGTGTTCTTAAGAACAGAAATGCAAGCTGGGACAGTACAAGATTCAGCAAAATTCTGGGGAGCACTGTTTTTCAGTCTCATTAACGTCATGTTTAATGGAATGGCAGAGCTTGCGATGACAGTTTTCAGGCTTCCTGTGTTCTTTAAACAAAGGGATGCCTTGTTCTACCCTGGCTGGGCTTTTGGCTTGCCGATTTGGCTAACCAGAATTCCCATTTCACTGATGGATTCTGGGATATGGATCATTTTGACTTACTACACCATTGGATTTGCACCTGCTGCCAGTAG GTTCTTCAAACAGCTCTTGGCTTTCTTCAGTGTACATCAGATGGCACTATCCCTTTTCCGTTTCATTGCTGCCCTTGGACGAACAGAGGTTGTTGCAAACACTATTGGTTCCCTTACATTGCTAATTGTGTTTGTCCTTGGaggttttgttgttgctaaAG ATGACATTGTTCCATGGATGATATGGGGCTACTATGTTTCACCTATGATGTATGGACAAAATGCAATTGCCATCAACGAATTTCTTGATGAAAGATGGAGCGCT CCTGTCAATAACTCCATTGAGCCTACAGTTGGAAAGATGCTTCTCAGGGAAAGAGGCTTGTTTACTGAAGAATATTGGTATTGGATTTGTGTTGCAGCGCTTTTCGGGTTCTCTCTGCTTTTTAATGTTCTTTTCATTGCAGCATTGACCTTCCTGAATC CTCTTGGTGGTACTAAAACTCTAATTGAGAATGATGACTCCGAAAGTAATAGGAAGCGACGACCCAATCCAGAAG GTACTGATATGCAAGTGAGAAATGCTGCAAACAATCAAGCCAGAAAAGGAATGGTTTTGCCCTTCCAGCCCCTTTCCCTTGCTTTCAACAATGTGAACTATTATGTGGATATGCCTGCT GAAATGAAGAGCCAAGGGATTGAAGAGAACCGATTGCAACTTCTACGAGATGTCAGTGGTGCATTTAGGCCCGGTGTTCTGACTGCATTAGTTGGTGTCAGTGGTGCTGGAAAGACCACCTTGATGGATGTCTTAGCTGGAAGAAAGACTAGTGGGTACATTGAAGGAAGTATTACCATCTCTGGTTTCCCAAAGAACCAAGTTACATTTGCTAGGGTCAGCGGTTACTGTGAACAGAATGATATTCATTCACCATATGTTACTGTTTATGAATCTCTCATATACTCTGCCTGGTTACGTCTTGCCAAGGATGTCAAGAAGGATACACGGAAg aTGTTTGTTGATGAGGTTATGGATTTGGTCGAGCTTAATCCATTGAGGAATGCTTTAGTTGGAGTTGCGGGAGTTGATGGACTTTCAACTGAGCAGAGAAAGAGGCTCACTATTGCTGTAGAATTGGTTGCAAATCCGTCCATCATCTTTTTGGATGAGCCTACATCAGGTCTTGATGCAAGAGCAGCCGCAATTGTTATGCGTACTGTAAGAAACACTGTAGATACAGGGCGAACTGTTGTGTGCACAATTCACCAACCCAGCATCGACATTTTTGAAGCTTTTGATGAg CTTTTCTTAATGAAAAGAGGAGGTCAGGTGATTTATGCTGGACCTCTAGGTCGCCAGTCTCACAAACTCGTAGAATATTTTGAG GCTATTCCAGGGGTTAGCAAGATCAAAGAAGGTTACAATCCTGCTACCTGGATGTTAGAGGTCAGCTCTTCTGCCGTGGAGGTTCGACTTGAAACTGATTTCGCAGAAGTATATGCGAACTCGGAACTCTATAG GAGAAACCAGGAACTTATCAATGAACTAAGCACACCACTACCAGGTTCCAAGGACCTCTACTTCCCCACCCAATACTCCCAAGGCTTTGGAACTCAGTGTAAGGCTTGCTTCTGGAAGCAACACTGGTCATACTGGAGGAACTCACGGTACAATGCCATTAGGTTTTTCATGACAATTTGCACTGGAGTATTATTTGGTGTTATCTTCTGGGGCAAAGGAGACCAGAT ACACAAACAACAAGACCTGATTAATCTTTTGGGAGCTACCTATTCGGCTATTCTTTTCCTTGGATCTAACAATGCTTTTTCTGTGCAATCTGTGGTTGCGGTTGAACGAACAGTTTTCTACCGTGAAAGAGCAGCGGGAATGTATTCAGAGTTGCCTTATGCATTTGCTCAG GTGTCTATTGAGACAATTTACGTTGCAATCCAAACCTTTATCTATTCCTGtcttctatttttcatgatcGGGTATAATTTTAAGGTGGAGAAGTTTTTGTACTTCTACTACTTCATCTTCATGTCCTTTACCTACTTCTCAATGTATGGGATGATGGCGGTTGCCCTAACTCCTGGGCATCAAATTGCTGCAATTGTTATGTCTTTCTTCATGAGCTTCTGGAACTTGTTCTCTGGTTTCCTCATCCCACGACCG CTAATTCCCATCTGGTGGAGGTGGTACTACTGGGGTTCTCCAATTGCTTGGACAATCTATGGCGTCTTCACATCTCAAGTTGGTGACGTCAAGACCTTTATTGATATTCCTAGTCAAGAACCACAGAGAGTGGATCTGTTCATTAAGGACTATTTGGGTTATGACTATGACTTCCTAATACCTGTGGTTGTTGCTCATGTTGGTTGggtcctcctcttcttcttcgtcttcgcCTACGGCATCAAGTTCCTTAACTTCCAAAGGAGATAA
- the LOC18775296 gene encoding metacaspase-9, which yields MENENKKRLAVLVGCNYPNTRNELHGCINDVVAMRGTLVNRFGFDPGNIQLLTDAAAAGSSSSVMPTGANIKKALGAMVDQAKPGDVLYFHYSGHGTRIPSLKPGNPFRQDEAIVPCDFNLITDVDFRQLVNRLPKGASFTILSDSCHSGGLIDKEKEQIGPSHVTEISNTSPSVSSKPKGIPFESILHHLASLTGINTSDIATHLLELFAADASLKFRLPPFELLNMFESLNPDEGILLSGCQANETSADMTNPVMTRGKACGAFSNAVQMLLKEHEADLSNRQVVMLARQVLREQGFEQHPCLYCNDENADATFLCESHISSSL from the exons ATggagaatgaaaacaagaagagGTTGGCAGTTTTGGTGGGCTGCAATTACCCAAACACCAGAAATGAGCTGCATGGTTGCATAAATGATGTGGTGGCCATGAGAGGCACACTTGTGAATCGCTTCGGGTTTGATCCAGGAAACATTCAGCTGCTGACTGATGCTGCAGCTGCAggttcttcttcctcagtcATGCCCACAggtgcaaatattaagaaggCACTTGGTGCAATGGTTGATCAAGCTAAGCCAGGTGATGTCTTGTATTTTCACTATAGTGGCCATGGAACAAGGATCCCTTCATTGAAGCCAGGCAACCCCTTCAGGCAGGATGAGGCTATTGTGCCTTGTGATTTCAATCTCATCACTG ATGTGGATTTCAGACAACTAGTAAACCGCTTGCCAAAGGGAGCAAGCTTTACAATCCTGTCAGACTCATGCCACAGTGGAGGGCTCATTGACAAGGAGAAAGAGCAGATTGGACCTTCTCATGTCACTGAAATTAGTAACACATCCCCATCAGTTTCCTCTAAGCCTAAGGGCATTCCTTTTGAGTCCATATTACACCACCTCGCATCATTGACAGGCATAAACACATCTGACATTGCAACCCACTTGTTAGAGTTGTTTGCAGCAGATGCCAGCCTCAAGTTTCGTTTGCCTCCGTTCGAACTACTCAACATGTTCGAGTCATTGAACCCTGATGAGGGAATCTTACTAAGCGGGTGTCAAGCAAATGAGACTTCTGCTGACATGACGAACCCGGTCATGACTAGAGGAAAGGCATGTGGTGCTTTCAGCAATGCAGTTCAAATGCTGTTGAAGGAGCATGAGGCTGACCTAAGCAATCGACAAGTTGTGATGCTTGCTAGACAAGTTTTGAGAGAACAAGGCTTTGAGCAGCACCCTTGTCTCTATTGCAATGATGAGAATGCTGATGCAACTTTCTTATGCGAATCTCATATCAGCTCAAGTTTATGA